The sequence GATCAATGAGGACGATCGCCACTTATTGACGGTACAGTTCTAAGGAGTGCAGAATGATCCCGGTGAATGATGCGAGGATGCCAATAATTGTAAAAGTAGTGCTAGTCAGGGCATATCCGAGTGGAAAGCTTCCGGACTGAAGATAGTTGAACATCGTGAGGTAAGTGAATATAAATCCCAGTAGAACGCAGGAGACACCAGGCACGCCGAGCAACATGATAGGATGTTCTCGCTCAACCGTTCGAATAATGTTTCCAACAAGCGTAAGCCCGTGCTCAACTGGGCCAAGGTTGTTAGAAGCCTCCACATCGTAATCTATCGTCGTCGGAACCTCGACGATCTGGTAGCCGTTTGAGTGGGCGTGGTACAGTATATTGGTGCTTGCATCCATTTGGTCGCCAATTGAGTTGTCTTCAGCAAGTGAGGTTATGGCCTCTGTACTATACGCACGGAAACCACTCTGTGTGTCGTTGATTTGATTGGCTGGCTTGAGGATTCCAAGGCTGAGGTTAGTCATGAGGTTCACCGTGAACAGCCCAAATCGCCTGTACAGCGGCATCTTTGTGTCCGCATCCTCATCGAACCGATTACCGATGACGACCTCCGCCCCCGACTCCTTTTGCTGTTCAATTAATTCTGGGATATCACTGGGATCATGCTGCCCGTCGGCGTCAAGAATGACTAGGTAGTCCGCGTCACCACGGTCAGCTTGCTCAAAAATACTGTTGAGGGCACCACCATACCCGACGTTACGGTCGTGCTCATACACTGTCGCGCCAGCCGCCGCTGCGACCTCGACAGTGTCGTCGGTACTCCCGTCGTCAACAACCAGAACAGTGTCTGCATAGTGCTTGGCCGACTCCACTACCGCCCCGATCGTCGCTGCCTCGTTGTACGCAGGAATTCCGACCATGACAGTCGGATCCGGCTCGGTGACGGGTTCAAGACGGGCATCGACAGTGAACTTCTCTGTACTCTTCAGTGCTTGGCGGCTTGCCGGGAGGTTAACTGACCCATTCTCTTCACCATGATACAGGAGTCCCGGATACCCTGCCTGCTTAGCAAACATCCGCAACCGCTCGCGAGGGGCATCGGCTTCAGCCCAGTTTCCAGAAGGGGGAACCACCTCTGCATCAAGCCACCGGGCAAAAGTGAGTGCCTGAAGGTCAGCATCAACGGCAGCTGTAACGATTGCCTGGTGTGCCCGTGAGTGGATACGAAGAATCTCAGCCGCGATCCATTCGGCGTTCGACTCGGTCGCGACTAGTCCCACCGCCGGCAAGTTCTTCGAAACCTCTCGGATACCGTCACCGGCGGGTGATTGCTGGATTCTATCCGACATCTCAGTCCCACTCCGGAACCGCTCTCGATGGCGGTCGTTCGGTGTGGTCGTCCACACGCTCCGGTACGTATAATGGCATCATTGTGGCGAGTAGTGGACTCCGTTGTGCTCTGCTGTGAACGAGTTATCATATTGTTATCCCCAGCTTTCCGAGATTGTCCCAACCCTGTATTATCCGCAAAAAGCAGGTAACAAAGTATAGTCTGGCGTAGGAATACAGCGCGTGGCCACTACGGTCTGAGAGGAGTTTAGTTCGGCCCATCCCTTACGATACCAAGATTACTCAACTAGGAGATGAGATGTATGTCTATGAATAACTTAAAGCATCAAAACCTCGTTTTCGAATGATATGTCGACAAACGATATTCGCAACTGTCGGGTACTAGTTACCGGAGGGGGTGGGTTCATTGGAAGTCATCTGACATCAGCGCTAGCGGTGGAGAACGAGGTGCGAGTCCTCGATGACTTCTCGACGGGACGGCGTGCAAACCTCCCAAAAGACGTGACTGTCATTGAGGGCGATATACGCGATAAAGGAACAGTCGACGAAGCGATGGACGACATTGACATAGTTTTTCATCAGGCCGCGATGGTTAGTGTCCCGAAGTCAATCGAGCACCCGGTCGACTGTCACGAGCTTAATGGGTCGGCAACCGTCACCGTGTTCGACTGCGCTCGACGGCAGGATGCACGGGTCGTACTCGCCTCCAGTGCCGCCGTATACGGCAATCCTGATACGATGCCGATTAAAGAAGAAGAACCGGCCGATCCACGCACGCCGTATGGGATTGAAAAGCATCTCGGTGAACAGTATGCACAGTTTTATACAGAGCGGTACGGCCTACCCACAGTCCCGTTACGATACTTCAATGTCTATGGACCGCGTGGGCTTGACGGGGAGTACGCCGGTGTCATCGGCACATTCATTCGTCAGGCACAGGCCGGCAATCCGCTCACAGTCGAAGGTGACGGAAAACAGACTCGGGATTTCGTACACGTTGATGACATTGTCCGTGCCAACCTGCTTGCAGCCACGACAGATGCTATCGGCAAGCCGTTCAACGTCGGAACTGGACAAAGTATCAGTATCAAGGAACTTGCCGAAACCGTCCGAGATGTCGTTGGAGCGAATGTGGAAATAAAACACGTCCCCGAACGCACGAATGATATCAGAGAGAGCGAAGCAGATCTCAGTGACGCACGCACACTGCTTGGATATGAACCAACAGTGTCCCTCGCAAAAGGGCTAGAAACAACGCTCAGTGCTGAAGCGGAATAAGCCCCTTCTGTTGCTGATAGAACGTCTGTACAATTGCAAGGAAAACATCACATTTGGGCCAGTCTCTCGTCGTAATATCACCGAAGAGGCTATCTATTTATCGCACGGGGTCAGCAATCGTCCCTATGTAAAATAAAGATAGCCTACATATGATAATATAAAACAGCGTCTAACACTGATCCAGACCACAATCATTTAATTTGTATCATCAGCCAGATTCAACACACAGAGGGTTGGCATTTAGAACCCCTAGTAGAGTTGTGACATAAGTGATAGTAGCATTAGAGTTTAGTTGTACATCGGCAACAATCATCACAAGAAATCCACCACACATCATCTTGATGAGTAAGTGATGGGTTTCTTATTATTCGGGTTCCACCTAGTTTTACTGGTGCATCCCTTCGTTCACAGTCCCGTGCTCTGGGATACATCCGACCGCAAGTCTATTGAGGGTGAGGCATATTGGGCAGTGTTAAAATAACAGTTATACAATCAGGGTATCGAACAATAAACTAGCTATATCGATGTATATTCGTGTGACATGGAGACAGGAGCGAGCGAAAAATCCACACCGTAGTAGCATTTGCGTCTATGTCTGAGTTCTACGAACTCACCGACGTTGTTGAACACTGTTATCGGGTGTGTAAAACCGGAATCATGTATTTATCCTCGTATTTGAGCAGAGCCTCCGTCTGGATCGATGGGCCGGATCATACTGCAAGCGTGCGTTAGACACGGACGCGCTGTCGCAACTATCTAAATCCTCAATCAGCTGCCGGCAGATTGGTACAGTGTGTACGCTGAGTCCTCATCTCAAAGGCCACTGCAAAAGCCTGCACTCGCTGCAGAGTAGCAGCGACTTCTGACAGCACCACGGGTAATTGTTACCGAGGGGGATTTTTACTGGCTCGGATGGAAGCAGTCGTATGATTCACAACCGAAGCGAGCTGGCTGCCAGCGTTGCACACGAGGTGGCACTCGATTGTATCGAGGCCGCCGTGGCCACGGCCGCACCAGAGGGCGCCACAAGGGCAGCCGTCAACCGTGACGGCAAGACGCTGACAGTCGGCGAGACAACGTACTATCTTGACAACTACACTGATGTCGTCATCGTCGGTGGCGGGAAAGCCGCAGACGGTGTGACACGGGCGCTCGAGTCTGTTCTCGGGGACACCCTCAACGGCGGCCACATCGTCGTCAAGCAGGCTACTGACACCGAAACTGTCCAGAGGTCTGTCGGAGATCACCCGTTACCGTCGAACCGAAACGTTGTAGCGACCACCGATATTCTCGAAACCGTTGACGAGGCCGATGCGGAGACGCTCATCTTGTTCGTCCTGACAGGCGGGGCCAGTGCGCTTCTATCTGCTCCGGCCGGGGACCTGACACTGGATGACCTCCAGACGACGACCGACAGGCTGCTCAATGGTGGTGTTCCGATTGAAGAGATCAACGCGGTCCGGAAGCACCTCTCGGACCTGAAAGGTGGACAAATAGCACGGCGCGCGGCTCCCGCCACTGTCGCCGGGGTACTGATCAGCGACGTTGTCGGAAACGACCTTTCGACCATCGGTAGCGGTCCCTCAGTTCCGGACGAGACCACGTACGAAGATGCCCTTGGCGTGTTCGAACGATACGACCTTAGCCCGCCGTCAGCCGTTCACGACCACCTCGAAGCGGGGCAGGATGGCCGACTATCGGAGACACCGTTTCCCGATGATTCGGTCTTTGACCGTGTTACGAACCACCTCATCGGGGACAACGCAACCGCGCTTGACGCCGCCGCTGCTGTCGCACGGGAGGCCGGCTACGAACCGCTCGTGCTCACGTCTCGGCTGCGCGGCGAAGCCCGCGAAGTGGCGAAACCACTCGTTGCTATCGCCGAGGAGACAACAGCGACGGGAACACCGGTCGAACCACCGGCCGTTCTCCTTGCCGGTGGCGAGACGACCGTCACCGTAACAGCGGACGGTGGGCAGGGAGGGCCTAATCAGGAATTTGTTCTCTCCAGCGCACTGGCCCACGACGGCGACGCGGTCATCGCAGCCGTCGACACTGACGGTGAAGACGGAAGCTCCAATGTGGCCGGTGCAATCGCCGATGGGGCCGTCATCGGCGACCGCGAACGAGCCCGCGATGCGTTGCTCGCAAACGATGCCGGCTCGTACCTCTCGGAAATTGAGGCGACAGTCGAAACCGGACCGACCGGGACGAACGTCAACGACGTGGCCGTGCTCGTTGTCCCAGACCCAAGCGAGTAATCCCGGCTACCGATACACGGTGGCTATTCTCAGGTGGTACTACCGGACCGCCACATCACGATTGAGGTGGTAGCTACCGTTCGATCCGTGGATCACGTTTATCAACAGACGGGCTGATATGCCGCGTATGAACGCATCAGATCAGGCGGTCGCGGCGGACGCACTCTCGGTCCCGGAAGAGACGATCGTCGACGCCTGTGGCGACCCGCCACTCCCCGAGTTCGGTATCATCGAACAGGGCTGGGAGACAGACCCGATAGCGCCAGACGATGTCGCAACACATGCAGCCCGAGCGGCCGAATCCCTGTCCTTTGCGGACGTGCCTGCCGGCGGCGAAGTCGCGCTGGGTGTCGGCAGTCGCGGTATTGCGAACCTGCCCACTATTGTCGCCGGTGTCGTCGGCGCAGTTTCCGACGCCGGCTACGAGCCATTCGTCTTCCCGGCTATGGGGAGCCACGGTGGCGCGACCGGCGAGGGACAGCGAACGATGCTGAACGAACTGGGGGTGACCGAGTCGGCCATCGGCTGTGAAATCCGGTCGACTATGGATGTGGACGAGGTCGGACGAACGCCGGATCGGGACGTGCCTGTCGTCGCCGACGACAACGCTGTGGCGGCTGATGCAATCATCCCTATCAACCGAGTTAAGCCACACACGGACTTCGGCGGGGCAGTCGAGAGCGGGCTCTCGAAGATGCTCGTCATCGGCATGGGCAAGCAGCGCGGCGCACAGATTGCACACAAGTGGGCCGTCGACTGGTCGTTCCGCCGGATGATTCCCGAAATTACTGGCCAGCTGCTCGAAGAGCTCCCCATCGTCGGCGGCGTCGCAATCATCGAGGACCAACACGACGACACGACCCTGATAGAAGGTGTGCCGCCGAGTGGCTTCCTCGACCGCGAGGAGGAACTGTTAGAGACCGCCTACGAGCTGATGCCGAAGCTCCCGTTCGAGGAACTTGATCTCGTGGTGTTCGACCGGCAAGGGAAGGAGATCAGCGGCCAGGGACTCGATACTAATGTCATCGGCCGCCGACCGTTCTCGATTAACGAGCCGGCCCCAGAGACACCGGACATCAAGCGCATCTTCACACGCGGGCTGACGGAGAAGACCCACGGGAACGCGATGGGTGTCGGCTCGGCTGATATCATCCATGCTGATATTGTTGCGGAACTTGACGCGGAGACGTCGCTGATCAACGCGCTCACCGCGAGCACGATTCGCGGCGTGAAACTACCGCCGGTAGTTGAAACCGACCGTGCCGGCATCGTCGCGGCGCTGTCGACGATAGGGGTCGTCAACACCGACACCGTTCGGGTACTCCGTGCAGCCGACACGATGCATCTCCACCAGCTCTACGCGTCGCCGGCGCTGGTCGAGGCCGCACGCGACCGTGACGACCTCCGTGTCATCGAAGAGCCGTCGCCGATTAAGTTTGATAACGGACAGCTTGTCGCGCCGTCGCTCCGCGAGTAGCTGCCGGTAGCGAATCTGTATACTCACACTGCGGACTGCAGACAGAGCAGGCAACGATTCCTAAAAGTCGTCGCAGCACACACGCGACATCTCAGATCCCGAATCCAACGCGACGTGTCCCCCCAACATCTGGATGGATAATAAATAACGGGCGTACATACGTTAGGTATGACGCTTCCCGTGCGAGAGCAAATTCCAAGCCGAAGCGGTTGTCTAGGTTGCCAATAGCTCGATCGGATGGCGCGGCTGCCGCTCCAGTAGGGCGTCAATCTGTTCGAGACAAGAGGTCCCGCTGGCGACGACGGGACGGTCCTGTACGCCGTCGTCTCGCAATTGTGTCCGAAGCCGGTCGCCAACGTCCATGCTCAGTTCGTAGTAATCGGACTTGTACCCGAAGCTTCCAGCCATGCCACAGCACTCCACGTCAGATGTGACAACGTCGTAGCCACACGCTTCGAGGACAGCGACGGTATGGGCTTCGAGTCCGAGCGTCCGCTGCTGGCAGTGGCTGTGATACGCGATTTCTGCGCCGGTGACGGTCGAGAGTGAATCGGTGGACGCGCCATTGTCGAGTAAGCCGAAGAGGTATTCGAACACTTCGTAGCTGTTCGCCGCGATGTCGGTAAACGCCGGCTCGTCAAGAAGTCGCTCGTATTCACGGGTGAACATCGCGTGGTCGCTCGGCTCGATAACGACCACGTCGCGGCCGTCTTCGATATGTGGTTCGAGGATCTCTGTGACCCGTTCGGCGTGGTCGGTCGCCGTCGAAACCATCCCCTGTGACAGTGGCGCGCGGCCGCTGGACGGAGCCGGCGGCACTACCACGTCGACACCCAGCGACTCAAGTACCCTTACCGCGGCTTTGCCGCGCTCAACCTGCACGTGGTTCGTGTACAGGTCCGGGTACAGCACCGCCCGACGCTCAGGATTTGTGATCTGTGAGTCACGGGCGGCAGCCCAGTCGACAAGCGTTTGTCGCTCGAACGTCGGCAGATCTCGCCTCGGGTCGATGCCCAGAACTCGGGCCATCGTTTGCCGAGCGAGTGTTGTCTCGGCTAGCCAGTTTGACACCGGTGCGGTGGCACTACCCAGTTTCGCAACGGTCTCGAAGTTTCCGAAGAAGCGTTTCTGCAGTGGGGCACCATCGTCCTCTTCGTCGGGAGTGAGGCCATCGACGAGCCACTCCCCGGGGGCATCTTTGTCGCGGTTGATGCGGTCCCGGACGACGGTGTTGATCCAGGGGATGTCGATACCGACCGGGCAGGCGTTCACGCAGCGCGTACATCCGGTACAGAGGTCGTTGAACTCCTCAGCCACGTCTAACCCCTCAATACCGGCTTCCCATCCCGTCGCAATACCGCCCGAATACGTCTCCCCGCCGAAGGCGTGGCCGCCGACGCTCTGGAAGTTCGCACACGAGTTCGAACAGGCGGAGCACCGGATGCAGTACAGCGTCTCCCGGAGCTGCTCGTCGTCCCGCATCTCTAGTCGGCCGTTATCGATCAGCACGAGATGGAAGTCGCGGTCGGAGTCGAATTCAGACAGCGGTGTTTCGTCGTCGGTGAAATCGACGACCGGCGTGTCGACCGGTGGGGTCAGTAGCGAGACATACGACGTAATGTCCTGCCCAGTGCCCGACCGACCGATGAGTTCGATGAACGGATGGAGGTCTGCAACTGTCGGGATGACTTTTTCGACGCCAGCGACGGCGACGTGTGTGTCCGTCGCAGCCACCGTTTTGCGGGCGTTGCCCTCGCTGGTGACCAGCGCCATCGTTCCAGTGTCGGCCGCGATAAAGTTCGCGCCAGTAATGCCGACTTCCGCGTCGATGATCTGCTCGCCGAGTTTCTCGCGAGCGAAATGAGTCAGTTCCTCGGCCGTCTCCAGTGGCTCATCAGGGTCAAACCGCTCGTTAAATAGCTCGGCGATGCTCTCACGAGACTTGTGAATCGCGGGGGCAACGATGTGGGAGGGGGCTTCATCAGCGACTTGTAACACCCACTCGCCAAGGTCCGTCTCGACCACGTCCACGCCGTCGGCTTCAAGTGCCTCGTTGACCTCGATTTCCTCGCTGGTCATCGACTTACTCTTGACGGCTCGGTCAGCTGCTCGCTCGTCGGCCACGTCACGAATGTACTCGTTTGCGTCAGCGGCGTCGTCGGCGATGTACACCGACCCACCGTTCGCTTCGACGGTCTCCGTTAGCTGGTCAAGTAGATCTGGAAGCTCCGCGATAGCGTCCTCCTTGATACTGCGGGCCGCTCGCTTGAGGTCCTCGTAGTCCTCTAGGTCCGAGACAGAGTCGTACCGTCCCGTGTTGAACCCCTGCGTATTCTCCGCGATTGCCGCTCCCTCGGTCCGCATCAGTTCGCGGATTTCGTCGGCAGTCGCCATTGTCAGGCCTCCTCCTCGACGATGATGACGTGGACCTCTTTGGGTCCATGTGCACCCTTGACCAACGCGCCCATATCGGCTGTCGCACTCGGTCCTGTTGCGATGATTGCACTCTCGCCGGTTTCGTTGAACCGCTCGTCCAACTCTGCCACTGCTGCGTCCATATCGGGCTGGATGTCTTCCTCGTAAAGAATGGCCACGTGGCGCTCGACAAACAGGCTCACGAGTTCGCTGGCCTGATCGGTCATCGAGAGGACAAGTGAGCCGTAGTCGCCGATACCGAGTTCGGCCTCGGTTACGCCAGTGGTCGCCTCTCGAAGCGCGACCGGTGTCGGGTCAACTGTTACCGGCGTCTCTGTGAGCGAAAACGCCTCGTCCGCAACCGCCTCATCAGGCGGAACCCCAACGGCAGGCTCCGTGACCGCCTCGGTGACAGCGGCTTCGAGTTCGGACTCAGTAGTGCTGGCAACTGTCACACCCAAGGCTTCGAGAGCTCCCTCGAACGACGCGCGTTTGCTTTCCATCTATACGCGAACCGTAAACCTACATCATCATTTAGTTTTTGTCTGAAACGAATGGACGTCCGACAAGTTCATACTAAAATGTGACTCAGAAGGTATCCTACAGTGGCTGCAATGTTGTGAACTTGGGCACATCACGATCAGTGTTCATAGAAGCGACACCCACAACATAACCAAATCCTGGTATTCCGTATCGATATATTCGATAGATAGATATGTCAATGAAAAATCCACTACCAGATGATACAGTACTCACGGTATCGCAGATTCAACGCTAAGCAGTTGTTTTCAGATCAAGCAATGACTGAGAGGAAGGGGTTTTGTGGGTTCTCGAAGAAACACCGACAACGGACCGATGGACGACCGACCCAGTGGATCTCCAGACACAGAGATTGCAACATTGCTTGAACAAGGGAAAGAGGCTGACGCACTGGCAGCACTTGAGCGGCTTTCGACAGCCGGACCAGCTACCCAACAGGCGTGCTTGCGGTCACTCAAAGCGGCTGCCAACGACCAGCCAGAACTGTTCGACGGCGTCCTACCATCACTCACCGATTTTTTGCAGGACAGTGAGCGCCCTGTACGGCTCACGACAGCGAAATTATTCGTTACGATCAGTGAGAGCGCGCCGGGTAGCGTGGTTCCGGTTGTTCCGACGCTTGCTGATCGACTGGCGGATGAGGCGGAGTTCTACTACGTCCGTGCCCGGTGTGCAGAGGCGCTGGGCTACGTCGCCGTCGATCATCCCGACGCCGTTGTCTCACCTGAGGTCGTGGCAGACCTGCGTATCGGTCTGAAGTTCGACGAACCAGAAGTAACAGAGAAATTGGCGAAGGCGCTGGTCCATGTGGCCCTGGGTAGTCCCGACAGACTCCGCTATCAAGTCGACTCACTCGCCGAGCATCTTCAAGCAGACAGCGAATTAGTCCGATATCACCTGAGCACAACACTCGTCGTTATCGGTTCTGCGTGTCCCGAACGGCTTGCAGACGCCAAGGAAGTACTTGTCTCGTGCCTCGAAGACGAAAACAGATACGTCCGTGGGCGGGCGGCCGAGGCGCTAGGTTTGCTTGCCGGCACTGCTAGCATGGAATCGTTTCCGCAAGCACAGCTCGACAGTCTCACCGTAGACGAGGCGTTTGTTGCAAGACGAGCACAATTCGCCCTGTCTCGGCATCGCGGGACGGAGCCTGCTGATGGATTCACAGGCATAGGCACGAGAGATGCAATCCGCACGCAGACAGCCGATATTGTCTCGGAAATCCGGACGCCGGAAGGAGATGGCGGATGCCCACACTGCGGGCTTTCACTCCCCGAATCCGGTCCCCCGCTGTGCCCGGGCTGTGGCACCCCACTGTGAAAGAACAGCGGTTTACCGACAGTGCTCACAGCACGGTCCACTTCTAATAGGACTACGGTTGCAGTCGATTACCTAGCGCTGCGTCATCTCGTACCGATACCTCTCATATGTATCTACTTCTGTGGGGATCGGATAGTACTGGTGAGACATTCCATCCTAGACAAGATGGAGTGTGTATCTAGTATATCTACATCCAATTTTGGGAATATAAATCGAAATGGGGCTATTACAGGATTATATTGGACAATATACCTGAAGCACGGGTCAATAGCCGCTCCCGTAGCCGTCCAACTGTCACCACAGTTACTTCTTGCTCGGTAACCCTACTTTTTGTTCTGCTTTGAAGAACAGTACAATTTGCATCAGTAGCAGTCACACGAAGGTACCTACTCTCACAGTCAGGAAGCGGACGGTAGAGTGATCCGCGATACCATCACGAGGGCACTTCTGATGCTAGGTCACCCGCAGGCTATCGTTTGAATGCATGAAAGTCAGGTGTCCCGTTAGCGGTGCGTGGGAGAGACATTTGTCACTTTGACAGCGGCAATCGGCCCAGTGAATAACAGTGGTACGTCCGTTATTTAGTATCCAATCAATTCGATGTAAGGGCCACCTGAATGGATTTTGTCGTGCTGAGGACTTGCCCGGTGATATCTTCCCTGAGGTATCGGCCGTTCAAGCGCTCAACGGGGCCACAAATGCCCAGCGCGGCGATCCGATTGCCGCCAACGTCAGGCAGCGGGGCGGCAACACCGACAATCCCTTCGTACTGTTCACCTCTACAGAACGCAATACCGTCATCGCGGATCCGGCGCAGTTCTTCGGTAAGTTCGTCTGGGGCAACGATTGTCGCGTCAGTCGGTGCGACAAGCTCTCTTTCATCCAGAATCGATTTGACGCGACTACTCGAGAGCGACGATAGCAGTGCCTTTCCCGGAGCGTTGACATGGAGTGGCAACCGTTCGCCCGCATAGAACGGGACCGACCAGCCGTCTTCGGGTTCGGAAATTGACACTGGGACGCCGGCCGTTTCTTCGAGAACGAACAGTGTCGCTGTTTCCCCTGTTGCTGCCGCCAGATTATCCAGTTGCTGTTTCGCCGCCTGATAGAAACTGAGATTATCTCGCGTTCTCTCACCGAGCGCTAGCGGACGGAGCGACGCAGCATACGTTTCTGCGTGCTTGACCACGTATCCGGCCGCACGCAACGTCGAGAGATGGTTGTGAGCGACGCTCTTAGAAACCCCCACTGTGTTCGCAAGCTCTGTCACCCCGACAGGTCCGCCCTCGGCGACAAGCGCCTCCAGAATAGCCACCGAGGTCTGGGTCGCTTCGACCGCATACTGTGGTTCTTCGGTCATTGAACGTCATTTCAATACCTCGCCTTAAAATTCTGTTCACTAGAGCAGAACAGTTAGAGTGATGCAAGCTAGTAACACAGAGTGATACACATTATTTATTGCCCATAACTAGATTGCTACGATGCCTCGATACCGAAATTTACTCGTTCTTCTCTCCAGAACGAGTGTGCTCAGAACAGTGCAGATCCTCAGCGTGTAGAAAATACCCGCGTCAGGCTGGCACGGCCATTTTGACTGCGTCGGAATCGCTCTCACCTAAGCACCGTGTCGACTGTGGCTTAGGTCTTCGACCCCAATTGCTCCCATACCGTTGTAAGGCCGCTCGACAGCGGCGTTTCCGAACGGTATCAGGAGATCGCACTTGCTTACTCAGAGCCGTCTGGAATGACGACTTTCTTTAGTCCCTCAGCGTTGCCCATCCGTTCAAACGCTGTCGGAAGGTCGTCAAGCCCGATACGTTCGGTGATAAGCGGCTCGGCGTCGATACGTTCGTGTTCGAGCAGTGTTATCGCTCGCTCGAAGTCCTCAGTCGTCAGAGAGAACGAACCGCGGTAGTCAACCTCGTCAAAGAAGACATCGAACGGACTGATTTCCATCGTCGCTTCCTGGTCCGGGACGCCAAAGATGAGTGTCGAGCCGCCGGGCGCGGTCACAGCGTTGGCCTGCTTGATTGTCGGGACGAGCCCGATAGCCTCAGCGCCGACGTCGACCGGTCCACCGGCCGCCGCCGGGATCGCTTCCTCGGGATCTTCTTCGTTGGGGTCGATGACGGCATCTGCGCCGAGGTCGGCGGCCAGCTCTCGCCGTTCGTCATCGAGTTCGGAAACCACGATTGGGGCAGCGCCCGCGTTGCGGAACGCTTGCAAGAGTAGCAGGCCGATCGGGCCAGCGCCGATAATACCGACACTGTCTCCCGGTTTGATGTCAGCCTGTTCGACACCGTGGACACAACAGGCGAGCGGTTCGGCGAGTGCGGCCCGTTCGAAGGACATCTCGCCGATGTCCTCAACGTTGATAGCCGGGACGCGGACGTACTCGGCGAAGGCCCCGTCAAGGATGGTGTCACCGGCACCACCGATGCTCGTGTTGTTCTCACAGAGGTGCGTCTCCCCCCTCTTGCAGTACGAACAGGCGTTACAGGGGACGGTGGGATTGATTGCGACGCGGTCTCCGACCGCAAAGCCCGCAACGTCGGCACCGACTTCCGCAATAGTCCCGGCACCCTCGTGGCCCAGAATCAGTGGTGTTTCGGCGGCGAAGGTGCCGTGATACATATGATAGTCGGTCATGCAGACGCTACAGGCGCCAACCTGAACGAGAACCTCGTCATCCGCAGGGTCCGGTCGGTCACGGTCTTCGACGGTAATTTCGCCGACATCGGTCAACATGCTAGCGCGCATCAGTCGTCCTCCAACGGTCGGCTCGCGGTCGTCACTGCA is a genomic window of Haloarcula sp. H-GB4 containing:
- a CDS encoding glycosyltransferase family 2 protein, with the protein product MSDRIQQSPAGDGIREVSKNLPAVGLVATESNAEWIAAEILRIHSRAHQAIVTAAVDADLQALTFARWLDAEVVPPSGNWAEADAPRERLRMFAKQAGYPGLLYHGEENGSVNLPASRQALKSTEKFTVDARLEPVTEPDPTVMVGIPAYNEAATIGAVVESAKHYADTVLVVDDGSTDDTVEVAAAAGATVYEHDRNVGYGGALNSIFEQADRGDADYLVILDADGQHDPSDIPELIEQQKESGAEVVIGNRFDEDADTKMPLYRRFGLFTVNLMTNLSLGILKPANQINDTQSGFRAYSTEAITSLAEDNSIGDQMDASTNILYHAHSNGYQIVEVPTTIDYDVEASNNLGPVEHGLTLVGNIIRTVEREHPIMLLGVPGVSCVLLGFIFTYLTMFNYLQSGSFPLGYALTSTTFTIIGILASFTGIILHSLELYRQ
- a CDS encoding NAD-dependent epimerase/dehydratase family protein, with product MSTNDIRNCRVLVTGGGGFIGSHLTSALAVENEVRVLDDFSTGRRANLPKDVTVIEGDIRDKGTVDEAMDDIDIVFHQAAMVSVPKSIEHPVDCHELNGSATVTVFDCARRQDARVVLASSAAVYGNPDTMPIKEEEPADPRTPYGIEKHLGEQYAQFYTERYGLPTVPLRYFNVYGPRGLDGEYAGVIGTFIRQAQAGNPLTVEGDGKQTRDFVHVDDIVRANLLAATTDAIGKPFNVGTGQSISIKELAETVRDVVGANVEIKHVPERTNDIRESEADLSDARTLLGYEPTVSLAKGLETTLSAEAE
- a CDS encoding glycerate kinase, whose product is MIHNRSELAASVAHEVALDCIEAAVATAAPEGATRAAVNRDGKTLTVGETTYYLDNYTDVVIVGGGKAADGVTRALESVLGDTLNGGHIVVKQATDTETVQRSVGDHPLPSNRNVVATTDILETVDEADAETLILFVLTGGASALLSAPAGDLTLDDLQTTTDRLLNGGVPIEEINAVRKHLSDLKGGQIARRAAPATVAGVLISDVVGNDLSTIGSGPSVPDETTYEDALGVFERYDLSPPSAVHDHLEAGQDGRLSETPFPDDSVFDRVTNHLIGDNATALDAAAAVAREAGYEPLVLTSRLRGEAREVAKPLVAIAEETTATGTPVEPPAVLLAGGETTVTVTADGGQGGPNQEFVLSSALAHDGDAVIAAVDTDGEDGSSNVAGAIADGAVIGDRERARDALLANDAGSYLSEIEATVETGPTGTNVNDVAVLVVPDPSE
- a CDS encoding DUF362 domain-containing protein → MNASDQAVAADALSVPEETIVDACGDPPLPEFGIIEQGWETDPIAPDDVATHAARAAESLSFADVPAGGEVALGVGSRGIANLPTIVAGVVGAVSDAGYEPFVFPAMGSHGGATGEGQRTMLNELGVTESAIGCEIRSTMDVDEVGRTPDRDVPVVADDNAVAADAIIPINRVKPHTDFGGAVESGLSKMLVIGMGKQRGAQIAHKWAVDWSFRRMIPEITGQLLEELPIVGGVAIIEDQHDDTTLIEGVPPSGFLDREEELLETAYELMPKLPFEELDLVVFDRQGKEISGQGLDTNVIGRRPFSINEPAPETPDIKRIFTRGLTEKTHGNAMGVGSADIIHADIVAELDAETSLINALTASTIRGVKLPPVVETDRAGIVAALSTIGVVNTDTVRVLRAADTMHLHQLYASPALVEAARDRDDLRVIEEPSPIKFDNGQLVAPSLRE
- a CDS encoding LUD domain-containing protein — its product is MATADEIRELMRTEGAAIAENTQGFNTGRYDSVSDLEDYEDLKRAARSIKEDAIAELPDLLDQLTETVEANGGSVYIADDAADANEYIRDVADERAADRAVKSKSMTSEEIEVNEALEADGVDVVETDLGEWVLQVADEAPSHIVAPAIHKSRESIAELFNERFDPDEPLETAEELTHFAREKLGEQIIDAEVGITGANFIAADTGTMALVTSEGNARKTVAATDTHVAVAGVEKVIPTVADLHPFIELIGRSGTGQDITSYVSLLTPPVDTPVVDFTDDETPLSEFDSDRDFHLVLIDNGRLEMRDDEQLRETLYCIRCSACSNSCANFQSVGGHAFGGETYSGGIATGWEAGIEGLDVAEEFNDLCTGCTRCVNACPVGIDIPWINTVVRDRINRDKDAPGEWLVDGLTPDEEDDGAPLQKRFFGNFETVAKLGSATAPVSNWLAETTLARQTMARVLGIDPRRDLPTFERQTLVDWAAARDSQITNPERRAVLYPDLYTNHVQVERGKAAVRVLESLGVDVVVPPAPSSGRAPLSQGMVSTATDHAERVTEILEPHIEDGRDVVVIEPSDHAMFTREYERLLDEPAFTDIAANSYEVFEYLFGLLDNGASTDSLSTVTGAEIAYHSHCQQRTLGLEAHTVAVLEACGYDVVTSDVECCGMAGSFGYKSDYYELSMDVGDRLRTQLRDDGVQDRPVVASGTSCLEQIDALLERQPRHPIELLAT